The DNA segment GCCTGGTCACCCACGCCGGTGTTCCATCGCCCCTCCTGCTTCGGTCGCGTGACCTTCACCGGCAACCCCTACCACGACGACTTCTCCGCCTATCCCGAGGGAGGGCTCCCGCTGCCGACCTGGACGATCCTCGGCGGCGACTGGAAGGTCACCCAGGGGACTCTGGTCGGCAGTAATGTCCCGGCGGGTGGCTTCACAGCCTCCGGTGCGCTGGTCGGAGATGACACCTGGAAGGACTACCGTGTGAGCCTGCGAATGCAGATCCAGAAGCGGGGCAGCGACCATCGCGACGGTGCCTGGATCGGTGTTCGCTCCAGCGGCCCGGACAAGTGTTACAGCGTCAACTTCGGCCGTGGCCTCCAGATCCACAAGGCGGTCGACGGCAAGAGCACCGGCGACGCCAGTTCCCTCGCTAAGGCCGACCTCACCGTCGACGACCGCTGGCATGACGTCAGCATCACGGTTCGCGGTGCGGTCATCACGGTGGACCTCGACGGCCGCCCGGTGCTCTCCGCCACCGACACCGGCGCACTCGGTCTGCCTCCAGTGGCCTCCGGCGGTGTCTGTCTCTCGGCTCGCCGATGGAGCGGCGGAACCGGCGATACCGTTGTGGCCTTCGATGATGTGAAGGTTGAGAAGCTCTGATTTCGGCGCAGGTGCGTTCAGAAACCAGGTCTGGGGGTATGCTGAGTACGTGCTCTCCCGTAACTGACAATCTGGGTCGCTGATCCCGCCGAGTCCCGGCGGGCGTGCGCCGATCCGCACCGGAGGAGGCAACACAGTGAGGAACCACTGGCTAGCCTGTGTCCTGATGACGGCTCTACTTCTGCCGGGTGCAGCCCCGGGTGTCGAGGTCGATTTCTCCCGCCTGACGGAGGCCATCGGAGCGACGGGGATGACCGGCAATCTGGGCGTTGCCGATCCTGCGGCGGTGAGCATCCAGGGCGGCATGCTGGCTCTTTCGCCGGGAACCGACCTGTCCAAGGACACCGAGACCCTCCTGTACACCTCGCCCTCAGACCTGGGCGACGAGTGGACGCTTGAGACCCAGATCAACTTCCGCAGCTATGCCCGGCCACAGCAGGCCGGGCTCTTCGTCGGCTCCCGGGAGAAGCATGTGCGCCTGGTGATCGGCGTACTGCCTCCCTGGGGCGCTGCCCCGCAGGTTGGCCTGTATGGGCTCGATGAGCGGGAGCAGAAGTGGGACGGGCAGTACTCGCCCGGCAGTTGGGCCTGGTTGCGCCTGGTCAAGCGCGCGGGACTCCTGTGGGGCTTCATAAGCTCGGACGGCCGTAACTACTCGCTGGTGGGGACACTTCGTCCGCCGGAGGTCGAAGGCCCACTCACCACGGGCATATGCTTCCTCGACGTGACCCCGGGGCGAACCGCTCCTCGCACTCGTGAGGTCGTGGCCCGTTGCCGCAACTTCCGCGCCACGGCGGGCTATGCGGCCGACCTGTTCAGTGCGCAGCCTCGGCTGTACGTGAAGGTCAAGCTCCTGAGCGTAACGCCCTCTGACCGCCCGGTGAAGCTGGGTGGCACCTTCTACGGCAACATCGAGCAGCGTCTTTTCCGCTTCGGCCTGCTACGCGACGGCACGGTCCCGCAGTTCAACACTTCCTGGCACCTGCCGCTGCCCTGGGATCAGATTCCCGAAGCCCAGGGCCTGCGTCCCGGCGATTCCACAGAGTGGTCGGACTGGAGCGGGATGCTGGTTGGCACGCAGCCCCAGATGACCCTCGGGCTGGCCCTCTGGGAGGACGGCCTGCCACGTATCGCCGAGGCCAAGGGCGACGGCGGCAACGTGAAGTCCTATCAGATCGAGGTCAGTCTCGCCTCGGCGCCCACCGACCAGTCGATCCTGCGGAAGATCAACTACCAGGCGGATCACCACACCTTTGGGCTGTGGTTCCCCGAGGTGCCGCTCAGCGCCAAAGCGGGTGCCTCGCGTATCCTGACCTTGCGCGAGTATGCCCAGTCGCGACTGGACACCTACCGCTCGCGAGGAGCAGTGGACTGCCCGCAACCGGCCGAGCTGATCATCACGGCAGACTCGCACCGGGGCTACCACAACAAGCTCTACGATCCGGCCACCGATGCCCTGGAGGACCAGATCCAGCAGCTCCTCGGTGCGAACCGCCAGCAGATCGAGATCGGCGATCCGCTCCGCAGCTACAAGGCAGACTTGTACAGCGCCGACCTCACGAACGTGTTCGCGGGCTCTCTCGCAGCGCTCAACAAGCAGGTCCCGGAGGGCCCCTTCTGCGTGAAGGTGGGCGACGAGATGGCGCCGCTGAGTGTGGCGGAGCTTCGTGGCTCTGCGACGGGGCTGACGGCCTTCCGAGCCTGGCTGCAGACTCGAGTCGCCTCTCCGGCCGACCTTGGCTTAACCAGCTTCGACCAGGCCCAGCCCCTCGACCAGGGCGATGTGAAGCGACCCGAGCAAGCCCGCCTGTGCTACCTGACCGCCTGGTTCCTCCAGGAGCGCACGGCGCAGGCCTACCATCACTTCACCGAAGCCTGCCATCTGGTGTGGGGAGACCGCGCAGTCACGGGCACCGATGTGTACTATGCCGCCTTCCCGGCCAAGGAGGACTACTTCATCGAGAGCCGCCTGGGGGCCTTCGATCAGCAGATTCACCACTTCGGCAGCGGCGACGACGCCGGGATCGGCGCGAGCCAGACGAACACTGACCTGTTCCTCGGCGACCTTCTGCGTAGCGCCTCGCAGTTCGGGTCGATGAAGACCGGGATGCTGTGGTATCCCTCGCGCATCGCCCAGGGCGAAGGCACACTGCTTAGTGGGCTGACCGCCCTCGCCCACGGAATCCAGCGCATCCACTACTACGGCTACGGGCCGATGTACTCCGGCTGGGAGTACTTCACCGACGACCGCTACAAGGTCGACGCCTTCCTCTCGGCTAGTCGCATCAGCCGGATGGCCTCGCGCTACGAGAAGTACCTGCTGCACGGTCGCCGACCGTCGGCGCAGGTTGCGGTGCTGCTCAGTCGCAGCGCTCCCCTGTGGGCGAAGACCAGCGCCCAGGACCTTGTGAGCAGCTTCG comes from the Armatimonadia bacterium genome and includes:
- a CDS encoding family 16 glycoside hydrolase, whose protein sequence is AWSPTPVFHRPSCFGRVTFTGNPYHDDFSAYPEGGLPLPTWTILGGDWKVTQGTLVGSNVPAGGFTASGALVGDDTWKDYRVSLRMQIQKRGSDHRDGAWIGVRSSGPDKCYSVNFGRGLQIHKAVDGKSTGDASSLAKADLTVDDRWHDVSITVRGAVITVDLDGRPVLSATDTGALGLPPVASGGVCLSARRWSGGTGDTVVAFDDVKVEKL